From a single Gimesia fumaroli genomic region:
- a CDS encoding helix-turn-helix domain-containing protein: protein MNQTPMKSVTRLRATLESFAARYAAENVQQGSDPQKLLKRFQKLQTASEKGDYRRFTNDDRGLHQAIIELADVPGLAQSWQAAFEAQNAFRIKTIKECWPDLSVLFESHRPLVDAIVAGSVEEAEEEALTHLDAIWFRLADATHDQSLPRDPLSRACAYLAFHFHESIRLPELAKQIAGCSPGHLARLFRDTLGLGFSDYLIELRIQKAANLLRQSNRPIHEIAARVGYADPSRFTIHFRRRFGQTPSEFRRGFVRIVT from the coding sequence ATGAATCAGACACCAATGAAATCCGTAACCAGACTGCGTGCGACGCTGGAAAGTTTTGCCGCGCGTTATGCAGCAGAAAACGTACAGCAAGGCAGCGATCCCCAGAAGTTACTCAAGCGGTTTCAAAAACTGCAAACCGCATCCGAAAAAGGAGATTATCGCCGCTTTACCAATGATGACCGGGGGCTGCATCAGGCAATCATCGAACTGGCTGATGTACCGGGTTTAGCTCAGTCGTGGCAGGCCGCGTTTGAGGCACAGAATGCGTTCCGCATTAAAACGATCAAAGAATGCTGGCCCGATCTTTCGGTTTTATTTGAATCACATCGACCGCTGGTAGATGCGATTGTCGCCGGCAGTGTGGAAGAAGCGGAAGAGGAAGCGTTGACTCATCTGGATGCCATCTGGTTTCGGCTGGCTGATGCCACCCACGACCAATCTCTGCCTCGCGATCCCTTATCCCGCGCCTGTGCGTATCTGGCGTTTCATTTCCATGAATCGATTCGACTTCCGGAACTGGCAAAGCAGATCGCCGGATGCAGTCCAGGCCATCTGGCGCGTCTGTTCCGCGACACATTGGGGCTGGGATTCAGCGACTATCTGATTGAACTGCGTATACAGAAAGCAGCGAATCTGCTGCGACAATCGAATCGTCCCATCCACGAGATTGCCGCGCGGGTCGGCTATGCCGATCCTTCCCGATTTACCATTCATTTTCGCCGCCGCTTCGGACAGACGCCGAGCGAATTTCGCCGAGGGTTCGTGCGAATTGTGACCTGA
- a CDS encoding sialidase family protein, protein MKPILIILVWLLIPLTGFAEQKLLLQRDFETESVGEPPQGGTAFLPGSKPDVKVVGLGAKQSSRCLKAVRSDSGRLTALAFEFSKTQQRVLIELSFAFSPGKGRSLNLWSFEPKGQDASQFNLCIQNGSLQQYDGRTKTWQVISRNVKPSTDADHPVWHRLKMVFDAKQPGIDFWLSKPGTLSLPKKPTGTLHTYRTNLDIAGIALVSGKRLAPDAWYYVDDLIMQGGRQIPSPGMVKPVPKLVTLWTGPPIPADFEKIPFVPGMTHQTIHRATKDGYKFLHGAAIIAYKGTLYANWANSPKNENGPEETLQGRRSNDGGKTWSDLEIIGPGFEGSDRHSHGVLLVHQGKLWVICSRFGIGKPAKRFPGLQAEAFVLNEATDAWESQGIVMQNCWPYDEPVRMENGNLITGGQDKDGLPVVAISHGDDLTHWDTVLIPFPPELKPSFAETTVMANGKTVRAIIRGGAGVAWIATSDDFGRSWSLAGQSNLPMPRSKAYFGKLSTGQEYLVSNLKNRDALVISVSRPGETTLSRMWKIRHGKSGPPRFTGFAKGKQWSYPYAHEHDGNLCVVYSIGKEDCGLSILPIESLQVPADSNSEQ, encoded by the coding sequence ATGAAACCGATCTTGATAATTCTCGTCTGGTTACTGATCCCGCTGACCGGATTTGCAGAGCAGAAGCTGCTCCTGCAACGTGATTTTGAAACGGAGTCCGTCGGAGAACCGCCTCAGGGCGGGACGGCATTTCTTCCCGGTTCGAAACCCGACGTCAAGGTGGTGGGATTGGGCGCGAAGCAGTCATCTCGGTGCCTCAAAGCAGTGCGTTCGGATTCCGGAAGGCTGACCGCGCTCGCGTTTGAGTTTTCTAAAACACAGCAGCGAGTTCTTATTGAACTTTCGTTTGCGTTTTCGCCGGGCAAAGGGCGTTCGTTGAATCTCTGGTCCTTCGAGCCAAAGGGACAGGATGCCAGCCAGTTTAATCTGTGTATTCAGAATGGTTCGTTGCAGCAGTACGACGGACGCACTAAAACCTGGCAAGTGATTTCGCGCAATGTAAAGCCATCAACCGATGCGGACCATCCCGTGTGGCATCGCCTGAAGATGGTCTTTGATGCGAAGCAACCGGGAATTGATTTCTGGTTGTCCAAACCGGGAACGCTCTCTTTACCGAAAAAGCCCACAGGCACACTCCACACATATCGTACCAATCTGGATATCGCAGGCATCGCACTTGTGTCTGGCAAACGTTTGGCACCGGATGCCTGGTATTATGTTGATGACCTGATTATGCAGGGGGGGCGACAGATCCCCTCGCCGGGAATGGTCAAACCGGTGCCGAAACTGGTGACGCTTTGGACCGGTCCACCGATTCCGGCTGACTTCGAAAAAATTCCCTTCGTACCCGGAATGACGCATCAGACGATTCACCGTGCTACGAAAGACGGTTATAAATTTCTGCACGGCGCCGCCATCATCGCCTACAAGGGAACGTTATACGCGAACTGGGCCAACAGTCCGAAGAATGAGAACGGTCCAGAGGAAACACTGCAGGGACGTCGTTCGAACGATGGCGGCAAGACCTGGTCGGATCTGGAAATAATCGGCCCGGGCTTCGAAGGCTCCGATCGCCACAGTCATGGCGTATTGCTGGTTCATCAGGGGAAACTCTGGGTCATCTGCAGTCGGTTTGGGATCGGCAAACCGGCAAAGCGATTTCCCGGCTTGCAGGCAGAAGCGTTTGTTTTGAATGAAGCCACCGATGCATGGGAGTCACAGGGTATTGTCATGCAGAACTGCTGGCCTTATGACGAACCGGTGCGCATGGAGAACGGAAATCTGATTACCGGCGGACAGGACAAAGATGGCTTGCCCGTTGTCGCCATCAGTCACGGAGATGACCTTACTCATTGGGATACCGTGTTGATTCCGTTTCCGCCCGAGTTGAAGCCCTCCTTTGCCGAAACCACGGTGATGGCAAACGGGAAAACCGTGCGGGCCATTATTCGCGGCGGCGCGGGCGTGGCCTGGATTGCGACCAGCGACGACTTTGGCCGGAGCTGGTCTCTCGCAGGGCAGAGTAATTTGCCCATGCCGCGTTCCAAAGCCTACTTCGGCAAATTGAGCACGGGACAGGAATATCTGGTTTCGAATTTGAAGAACCGCGATGCATTGGTGATTTCCGTGAGCAGGCCAGGGGAAACCACGTTGAGTCGGATGTGGAAGATCCGTCACGGCAAGTCCGGGCCTCCCCGCTTTACCGGTTTCGCCAAAGGCAAGCAGTGGTCGTATCCCTATGCCCATGAGCACGATGGAAACCTCTGCGTCGTGTATTCCATCGGCAAGGAAGATTGTGGCCTGTCGATTCTGCCCATTGAATCATTGCAGGTCCCTGCAGATTCAAACTCTGAACAGTAA
- a CDS encoding fasciclin domain-containing protein produces MKRLLKTSVAFATILAVSFSATFTHAAEKKDIVDTAVAAGSFKTLAAALGAADLVDALKGEGPFTVFAPTDAAFKKLPAGTVETLLKPENKDQLIAILTYHVVPGKVASQDVVKLKGAKTLNGQRADIQTQDGKVKVDGASVEAVDIECSNGIIHVIDSVILPSDKNIVVTALEAEKFKTLLAAATAAGLADVLANKGPFTVFAPTDEAFAKLPEGTVASLLKPENKEKLAAILKYHVVAGRVYSEDALAAGKAKTLQGKKVKISASNGVAKVNSAKLLATDIDASNGVIHIIDTVIMPPDGKKLSASEACEKIKHTVARGANLYNHGHYGETTKLYKKTMQTMLNSVDNMPEEIRVNMKQALTHSERMHCASQQAWTLRHALDHAYMQMSAL; encoded by the coding sequence ATGAAACGCTTATTAAAGACATCAGTGGCATTCGCGACGATATTAGCTGTTTCGTTTTCAGCCACGTTCACCCATGCCGCTGAGAAAAAAGACATTGTCGATACCGCTGTCGCCGCAGGTTCTTTCAAGACACTGGCGGCCGCATTGGGGGCCGCTGATCTCGTAGACGCCCTGAAGGGCGAAGGACCATTCACCGTTTTCGCTCCCACGGATGCGGCATTCAAAAAGCTGCCGGCGGGTACAGTGGAAACTTTGTTGAAGCCAGAGAACAAAGACCAGCTCATCGCGATTCTCACGTACCATGTTGTACCGGGGAAAGTCGCCTCTCAGGATGTCGTAAAATTAAAAGGGGCTAAGACTCTCAATGGGCAGCGCGCCGATATTCAGACGCAGGACGGGAAGGTCAAAGTTGACGGTGCCAGTGTGGAAGCAGTTGACATCGAGTGTTCCAACGGCATCATCCATGTGATTGACAGTGTGATTCTCCCCAGTGATAAAAACATCGTCGTCACCGCCTTGGAAGCAGAAAAATTCAAAACACTCCTCGCGGCGGCAACAGCAGCCGGTCTGGCAGATGTGCTTGCGAATAAAGGGCCGTTTACGGTCTTTGCTCCCACCGATGAAGCGTTCGCAAAACTTCCGGAAGGTACTGTCGCCAGTCTCTTGAAGCCGGAAAATAAAGAAAAGCTGGCAGCGATTCTGAAATACCATGTCGTGGCAGGACGCGTTTACTCCGAAGATGCGTTGGCTGCGGGCAAAGCGAAAACACTACAAGGCAAGAAGGTGAAAATCAGTGCTTCGAACGGTGTCGCTAAAGTAAATAGTGCGAAGTTGCTGGCAACAGACATCGATGCATCAAACGGCGTGATTCACATCATCGACACAGTGATCATGCCTCCCGATGGTAAGAAACTCAGTGCCTCTGAAGCGTGCGAGAAAATCAAGCACACAGTGGCACGCGGGGCCAATTTGTATAATCACGGTCATTATGGCGAAACAACAAAATTATACAAAAAAACGATGCAAACCATGCTGAACAGCGTGGATAACATGCCGGAAGAAATTCGCGTCAATATGAAGCAGGCACTAACCCACTCTGAAAGGATGCACTGTGCTTCACAGCAGGCATGGACTCTGCGACATGCCTTAGATCATGCTTACATGCAAATGTCAGCACTCTAA
- a CDS encoding GntR family transcriptional regulator: MSQTELAQNQKQEIVDLLRMEIITGRIQDGTPLREVSLAERFQVSRAPIREALKQLAHEGMVESKPNCGVRVAPSSSDSMQELVIPLRQTVESFALKSIFSDLDESDFAEWESILDEMKVACETHDYVQLAELDIKFHQSIVAKSPEQGLMSIWITLVSRLRRHFLEGFQQPHDPMKIYYEHVAIVAMFRTGKLEVSIQALVSNID; this comes from the coding sequence ATGAGTCAAACCGAGCTAGCACAGAATCAGAAGCAAGAAATTGTAGACCTGCTACGGATGGAAATCATAACAGGTCGAATTCAAGACGGTACACCGTTACGCGAAGTGAGTTTAGCCGAGCGGTTCCAGGTCAGCCGGGCGCCGATTCGAGAAGCCCTCAAACAACTGGCTCACGAGGGCATGGTGGAGTCGAAACCGAACTGTGGAGTGCGCGTGGCGCCCTCTTCTTCTGATTCGATGCAGGAGCTGGTCATCCCACTCAGGCAGACGGTCGAATCGTTTGCTTTGAAATCGATTTTTTCTGACTTGGATGAATCTGATTTCGCGGAATGGGAATCGATTCTGGATGAGATGAAAGTCGCCTGTGAAACGCATGACTATGTCCAACTCGCGGAACTGGACATCAAGTTTCATCAGTCGATTGTCGCGAAATCACCAGAACAGGGTTTGATGTCGATCTGGATCACACTCGTCTCCCGGTTGCGGCGTCACTTCCTGGAAGGATTTCAGCAGCCACACGATCCGATGAAAATTTATTATGAGCACGTCGCGATTGTGGCGATGTTTCGTACTGGAAAGCTGGAAGTTTCCATCCAGGCATTGGTTTCAAACATTGACTGA
- a CDS encoding PVC-type heme-binding CxxCH protein, which yields MTVSFPRSPESSSTNFVLKSLALLLLTVSGSFTPFASAAEPKANFGNRLVYLDQDDPYYVSQKFPKLITPQWYGDKNVKAVCVLAIDDMRDIKKYEAYLRPILERLKEINGRAGASIMTCRVDPNDSHLQKWIKEGVSIDVHTYDHPCPLLKDRDFEKAKGTVDRCIDLLNEIPNSQPVAYRMPCCDSLNTVSPRFFTEIFNSRSPQGNFLQIDTSVFHVFTANDPEVPKEYVLDADGQGKVEKYVPTDRGFVNTIFDYPYPYPISRLCWEFSCVTPSDWSAQHRQKPFNPLTVQDWTAVLDATVVKQGTFNLVYHPHGWISNEQIIKLIDHSVEKHGSAVQFLSFKDVLERMNQNLLAGQPLRSASGADNGVRLLDLNNDGFMDVVIGNERVQKTRIWNPKQQAWSESGFPTRLVSQPDSEGNQATRGRFGVLDGEVILLTLTPEESSAWRFQTGGWVEDKRLLAGLPTGKAALFTLKDAIDQGVRLRDLNNDGQCELIVSSPSQQAVFAWSEADSCWQKLPRALPAESTIVDGQGRDAGLRFADINEDGFADVLFSNEDRYSLHLFTSLKEGWKKVFQKQRLDGDDMPAISRNGTNNGAWFHSKHLWVQNENTAKMKHLVAGKSFDELLEEGGPQPKSPEAALKSIQVKPGFHVELVAAEPLVQDPVAFDWGADGKLWVAEMADYPLGVDESGEFAGRVRYLEDTNGDGKYDKSTLFMEKLGYPTGVMAWKDGVIVTTAPEVFYAEDTNGDGKADRHESLYTGFGEGNQQHRVNGLRWGLDNWIYLANGDSGGELISAKTKEKLKLGRRDLRIRPDVGLMDPQSGQTQFGRERDDWGNWFGSNNSNPAFHYALADHYLRRNKNLIAPNAKVQVSIQPGAATVFPISRTQKRFNDLNKVNRITSACGLCFYRDQLLGPEFVGNSFICEPVHNLVHREVVSPKGTTFTSQRARDEQSSEFMASTDNWFRPTMARTGPDGGLWVADMYRHVIEHPQWIPKAMQEKLDLRAGKDQGRIYRIVRDNTPLRTVSRLDQLNNAELVQVLESPNGTQRDMAHQLMVSRKDKAVIPELRKMVHQGKSATARLHALCVLEGVGQVSNEIVLAALKDKHPGVRRHAIRISESKLNESPEIGQHLLQLVSDPDPQLQMQLAYTLGEWNAPQAGTALAQMALAHDDDAFLRTAILSSVGNHLDSFTKAFFQELNGKQPPTQIFNSLITMAVSANQQQALAQIYERVGQRSAGKPFESWQFQAVATLLNSLSRRNQTLPEFYQRANPRLQTALDQLKLLFQEARAVAGNESTSVENRKQALPLLGRGFEQQEQGLELLADMLSPRNSRQLQSAAVQSLTQFGSQRTPEMLLERWKSFGPGLRVEVLNALLSRQAWANSVLTAMEQKTILASDIDASSRQILLSHKDSKLREKAKTLLASSIDSNREKVIEKYSSISSLKGNPKAGHQIFVKRCSVCHQLNKEGKPIGPDLSALTDKSERALLTAILDPNRAIESKYLSYLAVTVDGLTFNGLLAAESGESITLIQNDGKQKTLLRDDLDELLSTGKSLMPEGLEKDVTHQDLANLIAYLNTAEPPRKTFVGNEPAMVEAEALRGDYFLIPQLAEIYGNTLKFENKYKNLGYWQSENDRAVWMLNVPQSGKYDVYLEFAVPKEAGNRVLLEVAGQRLSWGVPGTGSWDVYQSRKVGTINLPAGKPRFTIRSEGKINNALLDLKTIRLRVSSQK from the coding sequence ATGACTGTTTCGTTTCCTCGATCCCCTGAAAGTAGCTCAACAAACTTTGTTTTAAAGTCGTTGGCGCTATTGTTGCTGACAGTCAGTGGCAGCTTTACTCCTTTTGCCTCGGCGGCGGAACCAAAAGCGAATTTTGGAAACCGTCTGGTCTATCTCGATCAGGATGATCCCTATTACGTCTCGCAGAAATTTCCTAAGCTCATCACCCCCCAATGGTATGGCGACAAAAATGTCAAAGCCGTCTGCGTGCTCGCCATTGATGACATGCGCGACATTAAGAAATACGAAGCCTATCTGCGACCGATTCTGGAACGACTCAAAGAAATCAATGGTCGTGCCGGCGCGAGCATTATGACGTGCCGCGTCGATCCGAACGATTCCCATTTACAGAAGTGGATCAAAGAAGGAGTGAGCATTGACGTACATACCTATGACCATCCCTGCCCGCTGTTAAAGGATCGCGACTTCGAAAAAGCCAAGGGGACCGTAGATCGTTGTATTGATCTATTGAATGAGATTCCCAACAGCCAGCCCGTTGCCTATCGCATGCCTTGCTGTGATTCATTGAATACAGTCAGCCCGCGATTTTTTACCGAGATCTTTAACAGCCGCTCACCCCAGGGAAACTTTCTACAAATTGACACGTCGGTTTTTCATGTCTTCACGGCCAATGATCCCGAAGTACCCAAGGAATATGTGCTTGACGCCGATGGGCAGGGCAAAGTTGAAAAGTACGTTCCCACCGATCGCGGCTTTGTGAATACGATTTTTGACTATCCTTATCCATACCCCATCTCGCGACTCTGTTGGGAATTTTCCTGCGTGACCCCCAGTGACTGGTCGGCCCAGCATCGACAAAAGCCATTCAATCCGCTGACCGTGCAGGACTGGACCGCCGTCCTGGATGCAACCGTGGTCAAACAGGGCACATTCAACCTGGTCTATCATCCGCATGGCTGGATCAGCAACGAACAGATCATCAAACTGATTGACCATTCCGTAGAGAAACATGGCTCGGCCGTCCAGTTCCTTTCGTTCAAAGATGTGCTCGAACGGATGAATCAAAATCTTCTGGCAGGCCAACCGTTACGAAGTGCCAGCGGCGCTGATAATGGCGTACGACTTCTCGACCTGAACAACGACGGTTTTATGGACGTTGTGATCGGCAACGAACGCGTTCAGAAAACCCGCATCTGGAATCCGAAGCAGCAGGCCTGGAGTGAATCCGGTTTCCCTACACGACTGGTTTCTCAACCAGATTCCGAAGGGAATCAGGCCACACGCGGTCGCTTTGGTGTATTGGATGGGGAAGTGATTTTGTTAACACTGACGCCCGAAGAATCCTCCGCCTGGCGATTTCAAACGGGAGGTTGGGTAGAAGACAAACGGTTGCTCGCAGGCTTACCGACAGGTAAGGCGGCTCTGTTCACACTCAAGGACGCCATTGATCAGGGAGTCCGATTGCGAGATTTGAACAATGACGGCCAATGTGAACTCATCGTTTCCAGTCCGTCTCAACAGGCCGTCTTTGCCTGGTCTGAAGCCGATTCCTGCTGGCAGAAACTTCCCCGGGCACTCCCGGCAGAATCAACCATCGTCGATGGGCAGGGCCGCGATGCAGGTTTGCGCTTCGCGGATATCAATGAAGATGGTTTTGCGGATGTTCTCTTTTCCAATGAGGATCGGTATTCGCTGCATCTCTTCACATCATTAAAAGAGGGATGGAAAAAAGTTTTTCAGAAGCAGCGTCTGGATGGCGACGATATGCCCGCGATTTCACGAAATGGTACTAATAACGGTGCCTGGTTTCATTCAAAACATCTCTGGGTACAAAATGAAAATACAGCCAAGATGAAACATCTGGTTGCGGGTAAATCGTTTGATGAATTATTGGAAGAAGGGGGGCCACAACCCAAGTCACCTGAAGCGGCCTTAAAATCGATTCAAGTCAAACCGGGCTTTCATGTCGAGCTGGTCGCAGCAGAACCACTGGTGCAGGACCCGGTCGCCTTTGACTGGGGTGCGGATGGAAAACTCTGGGTGGCAGAAATGGCCGACTATCCGCTGGGTGTCGATGAATCAGGGGAATTCGCCGGCCGCGTGCGTTATCTGGAAGACACCAACGGCGATGGAAAGTACGATAAATCAACTCTGTTTATGGAAAAATTAGGCTACCCGACGGGAGTCATGGCCTGGAAGGACGGCGTGATTGTGACCACCGCGCCGGAAGTCTTTTATGCGGAAGATACAAACGGTGATGGCAAAGCCGATCGGCACGAATCACTATATACCGGTTTCGGTGAAGGCAATCAGCAGCATCGGGTGAATGGCCTCCGCTGGGGTCTCGATAACTGGATTTATCTGGCAAACGGAGATTCCGGCGGCGAACTGATCTCGGCAAAGACAAAAGAGAAACTGAAGCTTGGCCGTCGTGATTTGCGGATCAGACCTGATGTCGGCTTGATGGATCCGCAGTCGGGGCAAACCCAATTCGGGCGGGAACGGGACGACTGGGGCAACTGGTTTGGCAGTAACAACAGTAACCCCGCCTTTCATTACGCACTGGCAGACCATTATCTGCGACGTAATAAGAATCTGATCGCTCCGAATGCGAAAGTCCAGGTTTCCATTCAACCGGGGGCGGCGACGGTCTTTCCCATCAGTCGCACTCAGAAACGCTTTAATGATTTAAACAAAGTCAATCGCATTACATCCGCCTGTGGCTTGTGTTTTTATCGCGATCAATTACTGGGACCGGAGTTTGTTGGTAATTCTTTTATCTGCGAGCCCGTTCACAATCTGGTGCATCGGGAAGTTGTTTCACCCAAAGGAACTACTTTCACCAGCCAACGTGCAAGAGACGAACAGAGTTCCGAGTTCATGGCGTCAACGGATAACTGGTTCCGTCCCACCATGGCGCGCACGGGCCCTGATGGAGGCTTGTGGGTCGCTGACATGTATCGACACGTGATTGAGCATCCGCAATGGATTCCCAAAGCGATGCAGGAAAAACTCGATCTGCGGGCCGGGAAAGATCAGGGCCGGATCTACCGCATCGTCCGCGACAATACGCCGCTGCGTACGGTTTCCCGTCTGGATCAGCTGAATAACGCCGAGTTGGTACAGGTTCTGGAAAGTCCGAATGGGACACAGCGCGACATGGCACATCAGTTGATGGTCAGCAGAAAAGATAAGGCGGTCATCCCGGAATTAAGGAAAATGGTGCATCAAGGTAAATCTGCCACCGCCCGCCTGCATGCGTTGTGTGTTTTGGAGGGGGTGGGGCAGGTTTCGAATGAAATCGTGTTAGCCGCTTTGAAAGACAAGCATCCCGGCGTGCGCCGCCATGCGATTCGGATCAGCGAATCAAAGTTGAACGAATCTCCGGAAATCGGGCAGCATTTACTGCAACTTGTCAGCGATCCAGATCCACAACTGCAAATGCAATTGGCCTATACTCTCGGCGAGTGGAACGCACCGCAGGCGGGGACGGCGTTAGCACAAATGGCGCTCGCTCATGATGACGATGCCTTTTTGCGTACCGCCATTCTGAGCTCGGTCGGTAATCATCTGGATTCATTTACGAAAGCCTTTTTTCAGGAGCTGAACGGCAAGCAGCCGCCCACACAGATTTTCAACTCTTTGATCACGATGGCGGTTTCCGCGAATCAACAACAGGCGCTTGCACAAATCTATGAAAGGGTAGGCCAGCGTTCGGCTGGGAAACCGTTCGAATCATGGCAGTTTCAGGCAGTTGCGACATTGCTCAATTCATTGAGCCGGCGGAATCAGACGCTTCCTGAATTTTATCAGCGAGCAAATCCACGTCTGCAGACAGCCCTGGATCAATTAAAGCTGCTGTTTCAGGAAGCCCGCGCCGTTGCCGGCAACGAAAGTACGTCTGTCGAAAACAGAAAGCAGGCATTACCATTACTTGGTCGAGGATTTGAACAGCAGGAGCAGGGTCTGGAATTACTGGCTGATATGCTTTCACCGCGCAACTCGCGACAGCTCCAAAGTGCGGCGGTACAGTCACTCACGCAGTTTGGCAGCCAACGCACGCCTGAAATGTTGCTTGAACGCTGGAAAAGTTTTGGGCCTGGCTTACGTGTGGAAGTGTTGAATGCGTTGTTAAGTCGTCAGGCTTGGGCCAATTCTGTGTTAACTGCTATGGAGCAGAAAACGATTCTGGCTTCCGACATTGATGCCTCCAGCCGACAAATTTTACTGAGCCACAAAGACAGTAAACTGCGTGAAAAAGCAAAGACCTTGCTCGCTTCTTCCATCGATTCCAATCGAGAAAAAGTGATCGAAAAATATTCTTCGATTTCTTCACTTAAAGGGAATCCCAAAGCCGGACATCAGATTTTTGTCAAACGATGTTCCGTTTGTCACCAACTCAATAAGGAAGGCAAACCGATTGGTCCTGATCTGTCTGCGTTAACAGATAAATCAGAGCGGGCCTTGTTAACGGCAATTCTGGATCCGAATCGGGCCATTGAAAGTAAGTACCTCAGTTATCTCGCCGTCACCGTGGATGGTTTGACCTTCAATGGCCTGCTCGCTGCAGAAAGTGGAGAGAGCATCACGCTGATTCAGAACGATGGGAAACAGAAAACCTTGCTGCGTGATGATCTGGATGAATTGTTGAGTACGGGCAAGTCCTTGATGCCGGAGGGGCTTGAAAAAGATGTGACGCACCAGGATCTGGCCAATCTGATCGCCTATCTGAATACGGCTGAACCGCCACGAAAAACATTTGTCGGGAATGAGCCGGCGATGGTCGAAGCCGAAGCACTACGCGGCGATTATTTTCTGATTCCGCAGCTTGCGGAGATTTACGGCAATACTCTGAAATTCGAGAACAAGTACAAAAACCTGGGATACTGGCAAAGCGAAAATGACCGCGCGGTCTGGATGTTGAATGTTCCCCAGTCCGGGAAGTACGATGTCTATCTCGAATTTGCTGTTCCCAAAGAAGCCGGCAACCGGGTGTTACTTGAAGTGGCGGGGCAGCGTCTTTCCTGGGGTGTGCCGGGAACAGGGAGTTGGGACGTCTATCAAAGCCGAAAAGTCGGCACTATCAACCTCCCCGCCGGAAAACCAAGGTTTACGATTCGCAGTGAGGGAAAGATCAACAATGCTTTATTAGACTTGAAAACGATTCGCTTGCGTGTTTCCAGTCAGAAGTAG